One genomic window of Haliotis asinina isolate JCU_RB_2024 chromosome 4, JCU_Hal_asi_v2, whole genome shotgun sequence includes the following:
- the LOC137281563 gene encoding E3 ubiquitin-protein ligase TRIM33-like isoform X2, whose product MDAFPKCSVCQEQFTLKGSTPYLLPCLHTVCETCVTSAAGGIISCSTCQREVNLTDTTLHKDGVRQKEICHLTAKYRPTELLCTHEDDGNQAVCWCQECEYCQNWHDSFKATRRHVVVTLTDTIPRRMYAESVCKLHNRYPLEYFDKNCNSLLCAECKLGEHADHDVADLNVAAGAAKGRIEEHEKNVSAYRISHQAYLESISKAINDTKKTSRDMKQAIRHTFHSLRTQLDQRERELTIDLENLENQKKQELSNLHSEQVTSDDESERYKCTSDYIETVLRYASNWDFLTLESSIQDATEMYLTSLPTDSYDAPATTFNTSGLDKLKSDISEFGSISANGSDQDNGTQTDGSGSHLTDAESKQEGVLN is encoded by the exons ATGGACGCCTTCCCCAAGTGCTCTGTCTGCCAGGAGCAGTTTACATTGAAAGGTTCCACCCCTTACCTACTGCCCTGTCTTCACACTGTGTGTGAAACATGTgtgacatctgcagctggtgGTATCATATCATGTTCTACATGTCAGAGGGAGGTCAACCTCACAGACACAACCCTCCACAAGGATGGAGTGAGACAGAAGGAAATATGCCATCTGACAGCCAAATATCGCCCCACAGAGCTTCTCTGTACACATGAAGATGACGGCAACcaggctgtgtgttggtgtcaggagtGCGAATACTGCCAGAACTGGCACGACAGTTTTAAAGCTACTAGACGACATGTTGTGGTAACCTTGACGGATACAATACCGAGAAGAATGTATGCTGAATCAGTTTGTAAACTACACAATCGTTATCCCCTTGAGTATTTTGACAAAAACTGCAACAGTTTACTCTGTGCTGAATGCAAGCTTGGAGAGCATGCTGATCACGACGTTGCAGATTTAAATGTGGCTGCTGGTGCTGCCAAAGGACGGATAGAAGAACATGAGAAGAACGTGTCTGCATATCGTATTTCCCACCAAGCATACCTGGAGAGTATCAGCAAAGCcataaatgacacaaagaagACAAGCAGGGATATGAAGCAGGCCATTCGCCACACTTTCCATTCACTGCGGACACAACTCGatcaaagagagagagagctgaCCATCGATCTGGAGAATCTGGAGAATCAGAAGAAGCAGGAACTATCAAATCTACACAGCGAGCAAGTCACCTCTGACGATGAAAGTGAACGATACAAGTGTACCTCAGACTACATCGAGACAGTACTCAGATATGCTTCAAACTGGGACTTTCTGACACTGGAGAGTTCAATACAAGACGCAACGGAGATGTACCTCACATCACTACCAACAGACTCGTACGACGCACCTGCAACTACTTTCAACACGAGTGGATTGGATAAACTGAAATCCGACATTTCGGAATTCGGGTCTATCAGTGCAAATGGCTCAGACCAAG aCAACGGAACACAGACAGATGGTAGTGGTAGTCATCTAACTGAtgctgagagcaaacaagaggGG GTCCTCAACTAG
- the LOC137281563 gene encoding E3 ubiquitin-protein ligase TRIM33-like isoform X1: protein MDAFPKCSVCQEQFTLKGSTPYLLPCLHTVCETCVTSAAGGIISCSTCQREVNLTDTTLHKDGVRQKEICHLTAKYRPTELLCTHEDDGNQAVCWCQECEYCQNWHDSFKATRRHVVVTLTDTIPRRMYAESVCKLHNRYPLEYFDKNCNSLLCAECKLGEHADHDVADLNVAAGAAKGRIEEHEKNVSAYRISHQAYLESISKAINDTKKTSRDMKQAIRHTFHSLRTQLDQRERELTIDLENLENQKKQELSNLHSEQVTSDDESERYKCTSDYIETVLRYASNWDFLTLESSIQDATEMYLTSLPTDSYDAPATTFNTSGLDKLKSDISEFGSISANGSDQDNGTQTDGSGSHLTDAESKQEGVSTLL, encoded by the exons ATGGACGCCTTCCCCAAGTGCTCTGTCTGCCAGGAGCAGTTTACATTGAAAGGTTCCACCCCTTACCTACTGCCCTGTCTTCACACTGTGTGTGAAACATGTgtgacatctgcagctggtgGTATCATATCATGTTCTACATGTCAGAGGGAGGTCAACCTCACAGACACAACCCTCCACAAGGATGGAGTGAGACAGAAGGAAATATGCCATCTGACAGCCAAATATCGCCCCACAGAGCTTCTCTGTACACATGAAGATGACGGCAACcaggctgtgtgttggtgtcaggagtGCGAATACTGCCAGAACTGGCACGACAGTTTTAAAGCTACTAGACGACATGTTGTGGTAACCTTGACGGATACAATACCGAGAAGAATGTATGCTGAATCAGTTTGTAAACTACACAATCGTTATCCCCTTGAGTATTTTGACAAAAACTGCAACAGTTTACTCTGTGCTGAATGCAAGCTTGGAGAGCATGCTGATCACGACGTTGCAGATTTAAATGTGGCTGCTGGTGCTGCCAAAGGACGGATAGAAGAACATGAGAAGAACGTGTCTGCATATCGTATTTCCCACCAAGCATACCTGGAGAGTATCAGCAAAGCcataaatgacacaaagaagACAAGCAGGGATATGAAGCAGGCCATTCGCCACACTTTCCATTCACTGCGGACACAACTCGatcaaagagagagagagctgaCCATCGATCTGGAGAATCTGGAGAATCAGAAGAAGCAGGAACTATCAAATCTACACAGCGAGCAAGTCACCTCTGACGATGAAAGTGAACGATACAAGTGTACCTCAGACTACATCGAGACAGTACTCAGATATGCTTCAAACTGGGACTTTCTGACACTGGAGAGTTCAATACAAGACGCAACGGAGATGTACCTCACATCACTACCAACAGACTCGTACGACGCACCTGCAACTACTTTCAACACGAGTGGATTGGATAAACTGAAATCCGACATTTCGGAATTCGGGTCTATCAGTGCAAATGGCTCAGACCAAG aCAACGGAACACAGACAGATGGTAGTGGTAGTCATCTAACTGAtgctgagagcaaacaagaggGGGTAAGTACTTTATTATGA
- the LOC137281563 gene encoding E3 ubiquitin-protein ligase TRIM33-like isoform X3, producing the protein MDAFPKCSVCQEQFTLKGSTPYLLPCLHTVCETCVTSAAGGIISCSTCQREVNLTDTTLHKDGVRQKEICHLTAKYRPTELLCTHEDDGNQAVCWCQECEYCQNWHDSFKATRRHVVVTLTDTIPRRMYAESVCKLHNRYPLEYFDKNCNSLLCAECKLGEHADHDVADLNVAAGAAKGRIEEHEKNVSAYRISHQAYLESISKAINDTKKTSRDMKQAIRHTFHSLRTQLDQRERELTIDLENLENQKKQELSNLHSEQVTSDDESERYKCTSDYIETVLRYASNWDFLTLESSIQDATEMYLTSLPTDSYDAPATTFNTSGLDKLKSDISEFGSISANGSDQDNGTQTDGSGSHLTDAESKQEGVFN; encoded by the exons ATGGACGCCTTCCCCAAGTGCTCTGTCTGCCAGGAGCAGTTTACATTGAAAGGTTCCACCCCTTACCTACTGCCCTGTCTTCACACTGTGTGTGAAACATGTgtgacatctgcagctggtgGTATCATATCATGTTCTACATGTCAGAGGGAGGTCAACCTCACAGACACAACCCTCCACAAGGATGGAGTGAGACAGAAGGAAATATGCCATCTGACAGCCAAATATCGCCCCACAGAGCTTCTCTGTACACATGAAGATGACGGCAACcaggctgtgtgttggtgtcaggagtGCGAATACTGCCAGAACTGGCACGACAGTTTTAAAGCTACTAGACGACATGTTGTGGTAACCTTGACGGATACAATACCGAGAAGAATGTATGCTGAATCAGTTTGTAAACTACACAATCGTTATCCCCTTGAGTATTTTGACAAAAACTGCAACAGTTTACTCTGTGCTGAATGCAAGCTTGGAGAGCATGCTGATCACGACGTTGCAGATTTAAATGTGGCTGCTGGTGCTGCCAAAGGACGGATAGAAGAACATGAGAAGAACGTGTCTGCATATCGTATTTCCCACCAAGCATACCTGGAGAGTATCAGCAAAGCcataaatgacacaaagaagACAAGCAGGGATATGAAGCAGGCCATTCGCCACACTTTCCATTCACTGCGGACACAACTCGatcaaagagagagagagctgaCCATCGATCTGGAGAATCTGGAGAATCAGAAGAAGCAGGAACTATCAAATCTACACAGCGAGCAAGTCACCTCTGACGATGAAAGTGAACGATACAAGTGTACCTCAGACTACATCGAGACAGTACTCAGATATGCTTCAAACTGGGACTTTCTGACACTGGAGAGTTCAATACAAGACGCAACGGAGATGTACCTCACATCACTACCAACAGACTCGTACGACGCACCTGCAACTACTTTCAACACGAGTGGATTGGATAAACTGAAATCCGACATTTCGGAATTCGGGTCTATCAGTGCAAATGGCTCAGACCAAG aCAACGGAACACAGACAGATGGTAGTGGTAGTCATCTAACTGAtgctgagagcaaacaagaggGG
- the LOC137281558 gene encoding monocarboxylate transporter 5-like, whose amino-acid sequence MSVRLSRTMAKIREQNGVASIEVHDVDKKIKNKLPIDRGWAWVIVGATFCINLIQVGMYRSFGILFVEFLKEFKASTSVTSLIMGIYSASYSLTALFGLSIVLDRFSVRATCLIGGILMSLGGILSFFAMNIEFLIFTQSILSGMGSALLYGPGLVIIGLYFEKRRALAQALSSCGVSLGGMIIPQLVRVLLHEYGLRGTLLICGGLLMEILIFVLLYRPAPCRESNEPHEINGIAALEKFKEQIKGDFEIVSIESINDNVSLPPTPITLSRIDHIGNGKRNGHAETAAVNSRSNVNASVAKMLMQKQEPFRIRTESDPTIQIHKRFKHSFRVPTEHLPVNGAADCVQISQSETNISDESSSPGDNENPLTPNRLRQTDKGHANNFGSFIDTLSQSSYLKYASNADINMISTLSLNNIIACSENVKQCDGNVSCFTKVKKSLDFSVLKRATFYLIAFFNFFGVCAVSLYAAYLPAAVEEAGFTNVESALLITIYAGVDCFSRFLSGIIVESGKIRAQHLLTIFMTATGVLYQLTEYYTSFNLLIMYAVLFGMFSGGFPSMNPVVMVDLLGLETFPKALGFVQIFTGVSLAAIHPVLGALRDITGTYHASSHLLGACAIISSVFLLLEPLAKRWDSSRKTKASEEEVKALNS is encoded by the exons TCCGTCTCAGCAGGACAATGGCGAAGATTCGAGAACAGAACGGAGTAGCATCCATAGAAGTCCACGATGTGGATAAGAAGATAAAGAACAAGCTACCCATAGATCGTGGCTGGGCATGGGTCATTGTTGGAG CTACATTCTGCATCAACCTGATCCAAGTTGGCATGTACCGGTCGTTTGGCATCCTTTTCGTCGAATTCCTGAAGGAATTTAAAGCTTCAACGTCCGTGACGTCACTAATCATGGGGATCTACTCTGCGTCTTATAGTCTAACAG CCTTGTTCGGGCTCAGCATTGTTCTGGACAGGTTCAGCGTCCGTGCAACATGCTTGATTGGTGGAATATTAATGTCTCTCGGTGGCATCCTCAGCTTCTTCGCCATGAACATTGAGTTCCTCATCTTCACTCAGAGTATCCTGTCAG GAATGGGTTCCGCTTTGCTCTATGGACCTGGACTAGTCATCATTGGGTTGTATTTCGAGAAGAGGCGAGCCCTTGCTCAGGCATTGAGCAGTTGTGGAGTTAGTCTTGGGGGAATGATCATTCCACAACTTGTAAGAGTTCTGTTGCACGAGTACGGACTAAGAGGCACGCTTTTGATATGTGGAGGTCTACTTATGGAAATTCTGATCTTTGTTCTTCTATACAGACCAGCTCCATGTAGGGAGAGTAACGAACCTCACGAAATTAACGGAATCGCTGCATTGGAGAAGTTTAAGGAACAGATTAAAGGTGATTTTGAAATCGTGTCTATAGAGTCTATTAACGACAATGTTTCCCTTCCTCCTACACCAATCACCCTGTCACGCATCGACCATATTGGAAATGGTAAACGAAATGGCCACGCTGAAACTGCCGCTGTGAACAGTCGTTCCAATGTGAACgcatctgttgcgaaaatgctCATGCAGAAACAAGAACCATTCCGTATCCGAACAGAATCTGACCCAACTATTCAGATTCATAAACGTTTCAAGCATTCTTTTCGTGTTCCAACTGAACATCTTCCTGTCAATGGGGCCGCCGATTGCGTCCAAATTTCTCAGAGtgaaacaaacatttctgaCGAGAGCAGTTCTCCTGGGGATAATGAGAACCCACTGACTCCAAACCGCCTTCGCCAAACAGACAAAGGACATGCCAACAACTTCGGAAgtttcattgacacactgtcaCAGTCCAGTTACCTTAAGTATGCCAGCAATGCTGACATTAATATGATCTCAACCCTAAGCCTAAATAACATCATTGCCTGTTCTGAAAATGTTAAACAATGTGATGGAAATGTGTCATGTTTTACAAAGGTTAAAAAATCTCTAGATTTCTCTGTTTTGAAACGAGCTACCTTTTATCTGATTGCATTTTTCAACTTTTTCGGTGTCTGTGCAGTTTCACTCTATGCCGCTTACCTCCCAGCTGCAGTAGAGGAAGCTGGCTTTACTAATGTCGAATCGGCGTTGCTGATTACAATATATGCTGGAGTCGACTGTTTCAGCCGATTTTTATCAGGAATTATAGTTGAATCTGGAAAGATCAGGGCTCAGCACTTACTAACCATATTCATGACTGCTACAGGTGTGTTATACCAGTTAACAGAATATTATACCTCCTTCAACCTTCTTATCATGTACGCTGTGCTGTTTGGAATGTTCTCGGGTGGCTTTCCTTCAATGAATCCTGTGGTGATGGTTGACCTTCTTGGCTTGGAGACCTTTCCTAAAGCCCTTGGATTTGTACAAATCTTCACGGGTGTGTCTCTTGCTGCAATACACCCTGTGCTAG GAGCTTTAAGAGACATCACGGGAACATACCATGCATCGTCTCATCTACTCGGTGCTTGCGCCATAATATCGTCTGTCTTTCTCCTCCTCGAGCCTCTTGCTAAAAGATGGGACTCTTCCAGGAAAACCAAAGCCAGTGAGGAAGAGGTCAAAGCATTGAACAGTTAA